A single genomic interval of Celeribacter indicus harbors:
- a CDS encoding chemotaxis protein CheA — protein MSDPMAEIRASFFIECEELLESLQDGLQLMQDGDDDPETINVVFRAVHSVKGGAGAFGLDALVHFAHRFETAMDEVRAGRLTPDADAIRIFYSCADILADLVRAARDDGTVPPEVTEPVLDGLERLVGLEEAEEEEIDFTPATLSLDFGAPDALPLLPALPDPAALPFAPLSTRGFAIRFRPEEALYTSGNEPLYLLRALRDLGELKVRCDCSALPDLDDLDPEGAYLAWTLELATEEPEQAVREIFDFVEGLCLLDISPLAGDLEGGTWTPDPAPGPAQEPLRARAPAPDPSGLAQPAPEDPPDQDPDTPWPAPPSSPPAGEDRTSPASPPPRATVRVDLERIERLVNLVGELVINQAMLSQSVTEAGLPPNSPVSTGLEEFLQLTRDIQESVMMIRAQPIKSLFQRMGRIVREASASVGKDVRLHTEGETTEVDKTVIERLADPLTHMIRNAVDHGLEKPEARLENGKPREGHVTLTARHRSGRIVIEVTDDGAGINRERVKAKAIEKGLIAPDIPLSDGDIDNLLFLPGFSTAAEISNLSGRGVGMDVVKSSIQALGGRIAISSQEGRGTTFSISLPLTLAVLDGMVVRVAGETLVVPLNAILETLTLAPGDLTALGPDTHIVQIRGGFVPLLDLGAELGYRSPLDSYVGGIVLLIGQEDGNRAALAVDAIEDQRQVVIKGIEGSYGRSPGIAAATILGDGQIALILDPADLVSQASGRTGSSQPHLSLAGQAHEYQ, from the coding sequence ATGTCCGACCCGATGGCCGAAATCCGCGCCTCCTTCTTCATCGAATGCGAGGAACTCCTGGAAAGCCTCCAGGACGGGCTCCAGCTCATGCAGGACGGCGACGACGATCCGGAGACGATCAACGTCGTGTTCCGCGCCGTCCATTCCGTCAAGGGCGGCGCCGGCGCCTTCGGCCTCGACGCGCTCGTGCATTTCGCCCACCGTTTCGAAACCGCGATGGACGAGGTCCGCGCCGGACGGCTGACGCCCGACGCCGACGCGATCCGGATCTTCTATTCCTGCGCCGACATCCTCGCCGACCTCGTGCGCGCGGCGCGCGACGACGGCACCGTCCCGCCCGAGGTGACGGAGCCGGTGCTCGACGGGCTCGAAAGGCTCGTCGGCCTCGAGGAGGCGGAAGAGGAGGAGATCGACTTCACCCCCGCGACGCTCTCGCTCGACTTCGGCGCGCCGGATGCCCTGCCCCTCCTCCCGGCGCTCCCCGATCCCGCCGCCCTGCCCTTCGCCCCGCTTTCCACACGCGGATTCGCCATCCGCTTCAGGCCGGAGGAGGCGCTCTACACCTCCGGCAACGAACCCCTCTATCTCCTCCGCGCCCTGCGCGATCTCGGTGAGCTGAAGGTGCGCTGCGACTGTTCGGCCCTGCCCGATCTCGACGATCTCGACCCGGAGGGCGCCTATCTCGCCTGGACGCTCGAGCTCGCGACGGAAGAACCGGAACAGGCGGTGCGCGAGATCTTCGATTTCGTCGAGGGCCTGTGCCTGCTCGACATCTCCCCGCTCGCCGGCGATCTGGAGGGCGGGACATGGACCCCCGATCCCGCGCCCGGTCCCGCACAGGAGCCGCTGCGCGCGCGGGCGCCCGCCCCGGATCCCTCCGGCCTCGCACAGCCGGCCCCGGAAGATCCCCCGGACCAGGATCCCGACACGCCATGGCCCGCCCCACCGTCTTCCCCGCCCGCCGGCGAGGACCGCACATCGCCCGCATCGCCGCCGCCCCGCGCGACGGTGCGCGTCGATCTCGAACGGATCGAGCGGCTGGTGAACCTCGTGGGCGAACTCGTCATCAACCAGGCGATGCTCAGCCAGTCCGTCACCGAGGCCGGCCTGCCGCCGAATTCCCCCGTCTCCACCGGGCTCGAGGAATTCCTGCAACTCACCCGCGACATCCAGGAATCGGTGATGATGATCCGGGCCCAGCCGATCAAGTCGCTGTTCCAGCGCATGGGCCGCATCGTGCGCGAAGCCTCCGCCTCGGTGGGCAAGGATGTCCGCCTGCACACGGAAGGCGAAACCACCGAAGTCGACAAGACCGTGATCGAGCGCCTTGCCGACCCGCTCACCCACATGATCCGCAACGCCGTCGACCACGGGCTCGAGAAACCCGAGGCGCGCCTCGAGAACGGCAAACCCCGCGAAGGCCATGTCACCCTGACCGCGCGGCACAGATCGGGACGGATCGTGATCGAGGTCACCGACGACGGGGCCGGCATCAACCGCGAGCGCGTCAAGGCGAAAGCCATCGAAAAGGGGCTGATCGCCCCCGATATCCCCCTCTCGGATGGCGATATCGACAATCTGCTCTTCCTGCCCGGCTTCTCGACGGCGGCGGAAATCTCCAACCTCTCCGGCCGCGGCGTCGGAATGGATGTCGTCAAGAGCTCGATCCAGGCCCTCGGCGGTCGCATCGCCATCTCCTCGCAGGAAGGCCGGGGCACCACCTTCTCGATCTCGTTGCCGCTCACGCTCGCCGTGCTCGACGGAATGGTCGTGCGCGTCGCCGGCGAGACCCTGGTCGTTCCGCTCAACGCCATCCTCGAAACCCTCACCCTCGCCCCCGGCGATCTCACCGCCCTCGGCCCCGACACCCATATCGTCCAGATCCGCGGCGGCTTCGTCCCGCTGCTCGATCTCGGCGCGGAACTCGGCTACCGCTCGCCGCTCGACAGCTATGTCGGAGGGATCGTCCTGCTCATCGGCCAGGAGGACGGCAACCGCGCCGCCCTGGCCGTGGACGCGATCGAGGACCAGCGCCAAGTGGTGATCAAGGGGATCGAGGGCAGCTATGGGCGAAGCCCCGGCATCGCCGCCGCGACGATCCTGGGCGACGGGCAGATCGCGCTCATCCTCGATCCGGCCGATCTCGTCAGCCAGGCCTCGGGCCGCACCGGATCATCACAACCGCATCTTTCACTCGCAGGACAAGCCCATGAGTACCAGTGA
- a CDS encoding response regulator: MSLDVLAVDDSRTMRDMLTLALSSAGFTPHLAEDGLHGLELLEEVTPDVIITDINMPRLDGFGFIDAVRAEERWRRVPILVLTTESADELKARARAAGATGWIVKPFDPAKLVKALQMVAG; encoded by the coding sequence ATGAGCCTTGACGTCCTCGCCGTCGACGACAGCCGCACCATGCGCGACATGCTGACCCTCGCGCTCTCCTCTGCGGGCTTCACCCCGCATCTGGCCGAGGATGGCCTGCACGGGCTCGAACTGCTCGAGGAGGTCACGCCGGATGTCATCATCACCGACATCAACATGCCGCGCCTGGACGGCTTCGGCTTCATCGACGCGGTCCGCGCCGAGGAAAGGTGGCGCCGCGTCCCGATTCTCGTGCTCACCACCGAAAGCGCCGACGAACTCAAGGCGCGGGCACGGGCCGCGGGGGCGACCGGCTGGATCGTCAAACCCTTCGACCCCGCCAAGCTCGTCAAGGCGCTCCAGATGGTCGCCGGATAG
- a CDS encoding STAS domain-containing protein produces the protein MTRHVPLHDRLDHRSAPALLEALRAGAGDDLVLDAADVRHLGALPLQILLSAAKTRAASGRSTRLVNASDACLEMLDLFGFTPDTLTRPETWT, from the coding sequence ATGACCCGGCATGTGCCTCTCCATGACCGGCTCGACCACCGGTCCGCCCCGGCCCTGCTGGAGGCGCTGCGCGCCGGCGCCGGGGACGATCTCGTCCTCGATGCCGCCGATGTCCGCCATCTCGGCGCCCTGCCGCTCCAGATCCTCCTCTCCGCGGCAAAGACCCGCGCCGCCTCCGGCCGGAGCACGCGCCTCGTCAACGCCTCCGACGCCTGTCTCGAGATGCTGGACCTCTTCGGCTTCACCCCCGACACCCTGACCCGCCCGGAGACCTGGACATGA